From a single Candidatus Binatia bacterium genomic region:
- the efp gene encoding elongation factor P: MNASEIRRGIVINYNNAPHRVLEFQHRTPGNLRAFVQARIRNLLTGLATEVRFSSTESIERVSLEQHTMQYLYKEGDLYHFMNTENYEQITLDAEALGDNVYYLVDNTEIEVETYEGKPIGITPAATIELTVVETSPEMRGATAANSPKPAKLETGLVVTVPPFVKQGERIRIDTTTGQYIERVR; this comes from the coding sequence ATGAACGCCAGCGAAATCCGACGCGGCATCGTCATCAATTACAACAACGCGCCGCACCGCGTCCTCGAGTTCCAGCACCGCACTCCGGGCAACCTTCGCGCATTCGTGCAGGCGCGCATCCGCAACCTGCTGACCGGGCTGGCTACCGAAGTACGCTTCAGCTCCACCGAGTCGATCGAGCGCGTCAGCCTCGAGCAGCACACGATGCAGTACCTCTACAAAGAGGGCGACCTGTACCACTTCATGAACACGGAGAATTACGAGCAGATCACGCTCGATGCCGAAGCTCTCGGCGACAACGTGTACTACCTCGTCGACAACACCGAGATCGAGGTCGAGACCTACGAGGGCAAGCCGATCGGCATCACGCCGGCGGCCACCATCGAGCTGACGGTCGTCGAGACCTCGCCCGAGATGCGCGGCGCAACGGCAGCCAACAGCCCGAAGCCGGCCAAGCTGGAAACGGGCCTGGTCGTCACCGTTCCTCCGTTCGTCAAGCAGGGCGAGCGCATCCGCATCGACACGACGACCGGCCAGTACATCGAGCGCGTGCGCTAG